Within Xanthomonas oryzae pv. oryzae, the genomic segment CGGCACCTGTATCTGTTCGATGGGCGTAACGGCCAGCTGAAACGCCAGCTCACCCGCGGGCCGTGGGTGGTACGCGATGTACTGCGTGTGGACGATATGCAGCGCCGCATCTGGTTCACCGCCAGCGGGATGGATGCGGGTAAAGACCCGTACTATCGGCAGCTGTACAGCGTGGATTTCGATGGCCGCCGGTTGACGCGCCTGACCCACACCGATGCCGACCATGATGTAGCGATTGCCGATGACGGCCAGCATTACGTCGATGTCTATTCGCGTCCGGATCTGCCGCCGGTGATGGAGCTGCACGCCATCGATGGGCAACTGCTGCACACCGTGGAGCGCGGCAACATCGACAAGCTGCAGGCCGCCGGCTGGCGTGCGCCGGAGACCTTCGTGGCCAAGGGCCGCGACGGCACCACCGACATCTGGGGCATGGTGGTACGCCCGCGCGATTACGACCCGCGCAAACGCTACCCGGTGATCGAAAACATCTACGCCGGGCCGCACGATGCCTTCGTGCCCAAGACGTTCTGGCCGTTCGGTTATCACTCCGGTGGCGACAAGCAGATCGGCATGCAGGCGCAGGCCGATCTGGGTTTCATCGTGGTGATGATCGACGGCATGGGCACCGGCAATCGCTCCAAGGCGTTTCACGATGTTGCGTGGAAGAACCTGGGCGATTCCGGCTTTGCCGATCGCATCGCCTGGCATCGTGCACTGGCGGCCAAGGATCCGTCTTACGACATCAGCCGCGTGGGCATCTATGGTGCGTCGGCGGGGGGGCAGAGCACGCTGGGAGCGCTCGAACGTCATCCGGAGTTCTACAAGGTGGGCGTGGCGTTTGTGGGGTGCTACGACAACCGCATGGACAAGATCAGCTGGAACGAGCAGTGGATGGGCTGGCCGGTGGACGCGAGCTACGTGGAGGCGTCCGGCGTGGTCAATGCGAGCAAGCTGCAAGGCGACCTGCTGCTGATTGTCGGCGAGCAGGACAGCAATGTGGATCCAGCGTCCACCGCGCAGGTGGTCGATGCCTTGATCAAGGCCGGCAAGGAGTTCGATCTGCTCAATGTGCCAGGTGGCGAGCATACGGTGGGCCGCTCCAGCGGGCCGATCGATTACGTGCAACGCCGCCAGTACGACTTCTTCGTGCGCCATCTGCGCAACGAGCCCACGCCGCACTGGAATTCCCTGCCGTCGGAGGCGCAATGATGCGTTTGTTTGCTCGATTCAAGCCACAACGGCGCGGCCGGGTTGCCGGCTTTTTGTGGTTCGTCGCGCTGCTATCGGGCAACATGCCGCTGCTTGACATTGCAGAAGAACTGCCATGCGTCGTCACCCAGAACGGGCGCCATGCGGTCTTCGTCGATGGTGCGCCATGCACCAGCTTGGCCGCGCAACTGCACAACTCCAGCGCATGGCCAGCGGTGTTGCCGCAAGCCCTCGACGACGTGGTGGCTCTGCATGCCAATACGCTGGAAGCACCGGTGTATTGAGCGCAATTCGAGCCGGAACAGGGGCGCTTCGACACCACGAACGTGGACGTGCTGATTGCCGGGGCCCGCAGGCGCGGCCTTGCTGTGGTTCGGCAGCTGGAAGAACGGCCAGATGCATGACGTGCCGGAATGGATCAAGCGCAACGAGGCGACGTACCCGCGCATGCGCGACGCCAACGGCGAGCCGGTGGATGTGTTGTCGCCACAGCCAACATGCAGGCCGATGCGCGCGCGTTCACTGCGTTGATGCAGCATCTGCGCAAGGTCGATGGCGACCGCCACACCGTGATTCTGGTGCAGGTGGAAAACGAGCCGGGCGCGGTCGGCACCGTGCGCGACCACGGCACGGCCGGCGAGGCGGCGTTCGCACAACCGGTGCCGGCCGAGATTGCGCGCGCCGTGGGTAAATCGCAGGGCAGCTGGCAACAGGGGTTCGGCGCCGAGGCTGCGTAAGCCTTCAATGCACATGCAACCGCCGCGTACATCGAGCAGAGGTGGCCGCCGCCGGCAAGCGTGTGAACCCATTGCCGCTCTACGTCAACACCTGGTTGCGCTAAAAGGGCAAGCGGTATCCGGGCATGGACTATCCGTCCGGCGGGGCCACGGTGAACATGTTCGCGCTGTTGCGCGCGGCCACGCCGTCGATCGATTTCATCGGCACCGACATCGACACCAACGATTACAACGAAGACACCAAGGTCATCGGCCAATACGCGCGACCGGACAACCCGGCCTGGGTGTCGGAAACAGGCTTCGGCGCCGCCACCGCACCGTCGCTGTTTCATGTACTGGGGCAGGGCGGCGTCGGCTTTTCGGTATTCGGAATGGATGGCAACCCCGATAGCGAGGCCAACCGCGCAGCAAGTGCGGCCCATGCGGCAAACTTCAAACTGCTCGGCCCGATGCAGCGGATTCTGGCGCAGGCCGCCTTCGCCGGCCGTCTGCAGGCGGTCGCCGAGCAATCCGGCGCGCCGCAGCGCACGCTGCGTTTCGGCGAATGGGAGGCCAAGGTCTCGTTCGGCGCGCCCATGTGGGGCGATGCGCCGCCCATTCTGCCCGGCAACGACGACCACGCCGGCCGGTGACTGGTGGCGCAGCTTGGGCCGGAGGAATTTCTGGTGACCGGCATGGCCGCACGCATTGAATTTTCCCGCAACGCGGCCGATACCCGTCATGGACAACTGTTGCGGGTGGAGCAGGGGCGGTATGGCGACGGGCGCTGGCAGGTGCAAAAGCAGCTCAACGGCGACCAGACCGATGACGGGCTCAACTTCGGGCGTGCGCCTGCGGACGGCAATGTGCCTGTGGTGTTGCCGGTTCGGGTGGGTACTCACTGCGCCGTGCTGATCGTGTTGTTGCCGCCTTCCGCCTGTTGTCTGCAATGGGTTGAGCCTTGTTCGAAACCACTCACCGCCACACCGGAGTCACCATGAGCATCAGCAGCATCGCAAGTTCCGGAATGCAGGTCGCCGCGCTGCGTCAGCAGGTAGCCGCCAGTAATGTGGCCCGTCTGCCGGTGGACGGCAGCCAACGTCAGTCTGTCGCGGCTAGTACGCAGGCCAATGGCGGCGTGGCAGCGAACGTGGTGAATGTCAGTGCCGACCCGTCTGCGCCAGCGACCGATCTGGTCGAAGGTGTATCGGCACGCAACGATTTCCAGGCAAATGCCAATGTGTTGCGTCGCTCCGACGAGATGCTGGGTAGCTTGTTGGACGTGTTGACCTAGCCGGTTCGGCCTACACGACGACGGTCTTCGACCTGTTGCATTGGATGCATGGCGCGTTCCGCAAGCGATCAGTGCACAGCGCCCCCACTCTGCCGGTTTGCTGCAGGGGTCTTGCCCACCCACCATCGCAGGACACGCTTTTCCCGACGGTCCCCGGGTCTGGCCGATTGCCGCGATGGCTGCCGGCACGCTCTCCTTTGCCGCGCTCAGCTGGGTCGCAACACCTCGGCCAAGCGCGCACCATCGGGCGCACCCAACCCAGTATTGGCATCCCAGCCGGTACAGGCGCGGAAGCCGGCGTTGTCGCCTGCCACGATGTCGCGGAATGCGCCCGGCTGGCCGTACAGGCGCGGCAGCACGAAATGGGGCTGCATGCGGTTTGCGCCGTAGATGCGCGCAAGCAGGGCCGCCCATAATGGTGCAGCGGCACTGGTGCCGCCCATCACTGCCGGCTGCCCGTTGATCGACAGGTAGTAGCCGGTCTGCGCATCGGCGTTGGCCGCCACATCGGGAACACCACGCATGCGCAGCTGGCGTGACTGCTGCTGTGCATCGGTCAGACGCAGATCCTTCTGCCAGGCTGGTCGTGCAAAGAACCTGCTTTCTCCACCGCCGCCGTTCGCCCATGCCTGCTCGTTGGCGCTGTCCGCCGTCACCTGGAGCCGAGTGCCGCCGCAGGCGAGCACGAACGGGCTGGATGCGGGAAAGCAGACATTCAATCCTGGCTGCCCGTCGCCGGCGCCGTCGTCGCCCGCGGCAATGCACACGGTGATGCCCATCAATGCAGCGGCCTGAAACGCACAGTCGTAGGCCTGGCGCGATTGCGGCGTCCATTGCGATTCGGTGAAGCCCCAGCTGATCACGATGATTCCCGGGGCATGCTCGGTGTCGTGGATGGCGGCGTTGATCGCTTCCAGAAAGCCGTTGTCGGTGTTGGGTGCGAAATACACCACCAGTTTGGCGCCCGGTACGAGCGCCCCGGCGATCTGGATATCCATCTGCGCTTCGACATCGGCATTTGCCGTACCGTGACTGACGGTGTTGGTGGCGCCGGGCAACAGCACATCCACCAGCGTCGGCATGGGGATGCGCAGCTGCGCGAAATAGGCGGCCATCTGCTCGCGTGCATAGCCGCCGCCCAGCACGATGATGCCGATGCATTGCCCGTGACCGTCGTGCTCGGGAAAGCCGTACAACTGCGCCAGCTGCGGTGGCGTGTACTGCATGATGGGGCCATCTTCCGGCGATGCCGGCGCGGGCGGCGGCGTCGCGGTCGGCAGGGATGCGCTTGCGTCAGGCACGCTGGGCAGCGTCTGCGCCTGCGGGCGCGCGTCCAGCCCCAGCACGGCGGTGACGATACCGGTGAGTGCCTGCGGAAGCGATACAGGGCCGGTGCGGCCGCGATAGCGCGATGTGCCGTGCACGTATTCGCGCAGGCAGACATGGAACGCGGCCTCGCATTGCTGCACAGTGCCTTCAAGAATGACGTTGCCACTGTCTGCATGCGAATGTTCGACCGCCAGACCATAGCTGGCGGCAAAATCGGCAACGGCCTGCAGATCTGCCGCGCTGGCGGCGAAGCGTTCGCTGAACGCCGCGCGCGTCAATGCAACCGGTAGCGTGTTGGGCTGCAGCTGCAGCAGTGCATCGGCAGCGGCATTCAACGCCGGCATCCGCACCGCGAGCAGGACACGCAGGCGTTCGTCCTGCGGCGGTTTGCCGGCCTCCAGGATGGAGGGGACGGTGTGGCGCTCACTGCCAGCGAGGACTGTGTGCATGCGGGGAGACTTCCATTTAGGTGAGTGAGCCGAGGTGGGTTGGTGCATGTCGGAATGTAGCCGTTGCATGTTGCATGAACACTGCAACAAGCACCGCTGCCAGCGCACGGCCTTCTGCATTCAATGCCATGTGCGGGTGATAGGTGCAGCCGGTGCCACGTGCGATGGACTGCAATGCGAAGCGCTGAGGCATCGATTGGTGGGCCACCGGTCAATGACACCCAACGGCAGTGGGGTGCCGCAGGATCAGCATTGCCCGCTTCCGCCTCAGATCCTGCGACAGGGTGTCGCGTGGCTTGCAGCGCTGCCGGCCCTGGCGCATCCACGGCCGCCGCGAGTACACCGTTCAGCTGCCCACGCACAGTAGCGATGTGCAGATTTCCGCATGGGTGTCTGACCGCTGTCACAAGACGCGGTGCGTGAAGGCGCGCACGATGGGCCACGATCATTCGAGGGCGCAACGATGGACCGTAGAACCTTTTTGCGTCAGGGTATGGCCGCCACTGCGGCTGTTGGTGCGGGTGCCGCCCTGGCAATGCCGGCCACAACCGCCGCAGCAGCGGCGCTGCCTGCGCCAGTGCTTCCCCGGCTGGAACCGCTGCCTTCGGCCGCGCATGTCGGCATCAGGCTGTGCAGCTTTACTCACCTGCAACATCACTGGACGGTCTACGAGCATCTGGACGATGCGCAAGGCCAGCTCACGGTGTGGAGCGACAGCGGCATGCTGCGGCTGGACAAGCGTACCGAGCCGGCGTATCCGGCCGAGGGCAAGCCATACTTCGGGTTGCCGCTGGCCGAGGTGGCGATGGCCGACGCCGACCTGCTGGCCGACCGCCTGCTGCGCGACGGCGACCCGGATGAAGCGCAGGTGCGCGATGTGGCGCCGCCGCCGGCTTCCTTGCTCGACCCCAAGGACAACGGCGGCCGTTGGCCTTGGACCACTTTCGTCGGCACGCGCGAAAGCCTGGACACCATGCCGATCCTGCCCAATGGCCGCAGCCGCACTTCGCGGCCGGAACACGCGTTTGCCGAACTTGGCGAAACGGCGCTGATCAAACGCCGCGAAGAAGGCGTGCTCGGCGGCTGGATGCCGGCGGTGCGCAAGGTGATGCGCTGCGAGGGCGAGCCGGACAGCTGGTACGACGTGTTGGTGTTTGCCGATGTGCGGGCACGCGATCGCTTCGTGGTGCAGACCTGGCACCGCACGATGAAGGTCAAGGCCGGCGCCATCGTCGCGGTGCACTACACGCACAGCTACCCCGAATTTGCGCCATCGCGCAGCGCCGCCACGGCCGAACAGTTCTACGCGGCGTTGATCGATTTCGCGGCGTACTGGCAGCAGGCGCTGGACGGCACCGTGCAGGCGCAGCTCCCCGATGCCAGCTGGAACGACATGGCGCAGTTCGCGTTCGCGCGTGAGCTGGTGGTACGTCCCGGCGGCGATTACCCCAAGTACGGCGCAGTGGAACGCGACTATTACGGCAACGAATACGACGGTTTCCAGGACACTTTCACCAGTTCTTTCTACGCCAATCTGGAGTGGGGCCGCTTCGCACAGGCTGCGGCGGTACTCGACAATTACTTCGATGAGTTCGTGCAGGACGATGGCCTGCCGAACATGCGTGGGCCGGAAGTGGGGCAATTCGGGCTGACCTTGTCGTTGCTGGCGCGGTATCTGCGTTACACCGGCGATGCGCCACGGCTGCGTCGCTTGCTGCCCAAGATTGCCGCTACCGCGCAGGTGTTGTGCGCCTTGCACGACCAGGCGCTGGCATTGCCGCGCACCGCACACGGCTATGGCCTGCTGCACGGCTGGAACGAATCCGATGCCTGCCTGTTTCCCGATCCATCGCTGTGGTGGAAGCCGTATTACGCCAACAGCGCGTTGACCATCCGCGGCTGGGAAGACATTGCACAGGGATGGAGCACGCTCGGTGGCGATGCTGGCCAGGCCACCCAGTGGCAGCGCCGCGCGAAGCAACTGCGTGCGCGGCTGGAAGCCAGCCTGCGTGCCAATGTGCGTCGCGATCTCTCGCCGCCGTATGTGGGGCCGTTGCCCGGCACCAAACTGACCTTCCGCCAATCGCTGCTGCAGGAAAAGACCAGCGAACAGCAATGGCCGCACCGTGCGTATGCCGAGCTGCTGCAGGCCGATGTGTTGCCGGACGACCTGGCCCACCTGGTGATCGATTGCGTGCGCGGCCATGGCGGCACCAGCATTGGCGTGGTCGCCAATATCGCGCCGCCGGAGCCGGGTAGCCGCGACCTGCTCGGTTTTATTTCCTACGGCTATGCGCAACAACTGCTGCGTCTGGATCGCATCGAAGAATATCTGCTGTTCGTCTACGCGCACCGCTATCAGGTGCACACGCGCGGCAGCTGGACCGCCGGCGAAGTCAGTGGCATCACCGGTGGCATGCCGTTGTTTTGCATGCCTGCGCAGATGAGCATCCCGCTGCTGCTGCGCTGGATGCTGGTCAGCGACGACAGCGCGGGCGAGCAGTTGTTCCTTGCCCGCGCGGTACCGCGCGCATGGCTGGGCAGCGGTGCGCCGGTGGGCATCACCGCTGCGCCCACGCGCTGGGGCAAGGTCACCGTGACGCTGCGCACCGACGTTGCGGCGCGGTGCATCCGTGCCGATGTGCAGTTGCCCGAGCGCGCACCCAGGCGCACCTGGCTGACGCTGCGTGCTCCGGCAGGCACACGCCTGAAGCGCGTGCTGGTCGATGGCAAGCCGGTGCGACCGCAGGGCCCGCATGCTGATCGCGTCGCCCTGCCAAGCGCTGCTGCGTTGGTGCAAGTGCAGGCGTGGTACGTGTGAGCGTCGCTGCACGATGATCAAGCGTCGCTGATGCACGGCTGCATCGCACAAGATGCGGTCGCTGTGGTGCTGCAGACATCGCGCACCACAGTGCCACAACGTCGCTCGGCCGCAATGCTGCGTTCGTTCACAAGAGACCAGGACACATCGGATGACCGCACCGGCGTGTCACTGCTCAGGCAATGCAGGCATACCCGGAAGCAGGCAAAAGTACGCGATTTTCCGCATGCGTTTCGACTAAATTCGTCAAGACGGCGCGGCGGTGTTGCCGCAAGATTTTTTTAACGTAACGCATTTATGCTAGGTTACGTTAAAAAAATCTTGCGGCATGCGCTCTCAGGGGAGAGCGGTGCCGTTGCAGTTGCCGTCCTTGCATTCGTCGACACCTGTCGTTGAACCGACAGGTCGATGCAGTCGCTGTCGTGATCGATCTCCCATCTGTCCGCTGTTCCGGCGCGGCTTGGCCGTGCGCGGTTGCGCATGAAGGTGGGCCGTTCCCTGTGTCAGCACAAGGATTTCCGATGTCGCCCAGCCGCACTGTTGTTCTTGCCCAACGACTTGCCTTACAGAGCACTACGCTCGCTACAGCGCTGATGTTCGCGCTGGCAGTCACCGCGATGCCAGCTGCCGCGCAGCAGCGCAGCGATGACGCAGACGATGCCACTCAAACGTTGGATCAGGTCAACGTCACCGGCACCCATTTGCGCCGCGTCGATGCCGAAACCGCCAGTCCGGTGGTGGTGATCGACCGCCAGCGTATCGAAGACAGCGGGCAGAGCACGCTGGGGCAACTGCTGCAGCGCTTGCCGATGATGGCCGGCTTCCAGACCGGGCCTGCGCTCAATTCCAACTTCAGTCATGGCCGCGCGCTGGTGTCGCTACGCAATCTCGGACCAGAGCGCACGCTGGTGCTTGTCAACGGCCATCGCATGGCGGGGCCTGCCAGCAGCGTGGCATCAGCACCTGGCGTGGACGTCAACGCCATCCCCGCAGCGATGGTGGAGCGGGTGGAAGTGCTCACCGACGGCGCCTCGTCGGTGTACGGCTCCGATGCAATCGGCGGCGTGGTCAATGTCATTCTCAAGGACAGGTACGACGGTTTTGCTGCCACCGTGGACTACGCGCAAAGCTCGCATGGCGATGCCAATCGGCGCACGCTCGGGCTGGAATGGGGCAAGACCTGGGACCGCGGCGGTCTGATCCTGGGGCTTAGTCGCAACTCGATGAACCCGGTGTTCAATCGCGACCGCAGTTATGCGGCCAAGGCGGTGAAATATCTCGACGGACAGGTCGGCGAGATCCGCGGCGCCAACACCCGAGCCTTCCTGACCGACGGGCGCGTGCTGACACCGGTGGGTGGCGTCGCGCCGGGACCGGTCGGCGAAGATGCCTTCCGCCCCTACAATCGCGCCACCGACAGCTACAACGTCTACGACACGCAGTATCTGATTACCCCAATCCAGCGGACCAACGCTTCGCTGCACGGCAGTTTCGACGTGACCCAGGCGGTGCAGGCTTATGTGGATGTCTTCTGGACGCGCAGCAAGACGGTCTCGCGGCTGGATGCTTACGACCTGGAAATGCAGGACGCGGTGAACAACTACTACAACCCGTTCGGCGATCAACTGGACGCCTACTATGTGCGTTCCCCGCAGGCCAATACCCGCGTCTACACCTCCACCATGTTCCAGACCAATATCGTTGCCGGCCTGCGTGGGCGCCTTGCCGATAGCAGCTGGCAGTGGGATGCGGCCGCCGGCTATGCGAACTACAAGGACACCTTGGTACGTAACGGGTTCTCGGTGACATCCAAATTGAACAATGCGGTTGGCGCGTCGTTCCTGGACAACGATGGAGTGGTCAAGTGCGGCGCGCCCGGGGCGGTGATTGCCGGCTGCACGCCGATCAACGTCTTCAATCCCAATGATCCGGCCACCATCGCCGCATTGCGAGGCACCCAGCTGGCGGTGGATCTGATCGACAAGAGCCAGATGCGTTTTGTCGAGATCAGCGCCAACGGC encodes:
- a CDS encoding S53 family peptidase, with the translated sequence MHTVLAGSERHTVPSILEAGKPPQDERLRVLLAVRMPALNAAADALLQLQPNTLPVALTRAAFSERFAASAADLQAVADFAASYGLAVEHSHADSGNVILEGTVQQCEAAFHVCLREYVHGTSRYRGRTGPVSLPQALTGIVTAVLGLDARPQAQTLPSVPDASASLPTATPPPAPASPEDGPIMQYTPPQLAQLYGFPEHDGHGQCIGIIVLGGGYAREQMAAYFAQLRIPMPTLVDVLLPGATNTVSHGTANADVEAQMDIQIAGALVPGAKLVVYFAPNTDNGFLEAINAAIHDTEHAPGIIVISWGFTESQWTPQSRQAYDCAFQAAALMGITVCIAAGDDGAGDGQPGLNVCFPASSPFVLACGGTRLQVTADSANEQAWANGGGGESRFFARPAWQKDLRLTDAQQQSRQLRMRGVPDVAANADAQTGYYLSINGQPAVMGGTSAAAPLWAALLARIYGANRMQPHFVLPRLYGQPGAFRDIVAGDNAGFRACTGWDANTGLGAPDGARLAEVLRPS
- a CDS encoding TonB-dependent receptor plug domain-containing protein, translated to MSPSRTVVLAQRLALQSTTLATALMFALAVTAMPAAAQQRSDDADDATQTLDQVNVTGTHLRRVDAETASPVVVIDRQRIEDSGQSTLGQLLQRLPMMAGFQTGPALNSNFSHGRALVSLRNLGPERTLVLVNGHRMAGPASSVASAPGVDVNAIPAAMVERVEVLTDGASSVYGSDAIGGVVNVILKDRYDGFAATVDYAQSSHGDANRRTLGLEWGKTWDRGGLILGLSRNSMNPVFNRDRSYAAKAVKYLDGQVGEIRGANTRAFLTDGRVLTPVGGVAPGPVGEDAFRPYNRATDSYNVYDTQYLITPIQRTNASLHGSFDVTQAVQAYVDVFWTRSKTVSRLDAYDLEMQDAVNNYYNPFGDQLDAYYVRSPQANTRVYTSTMFQTNIVAGLRGRLADSSWQWDAAAGYANYKDTLVRNGFSVTSKLNNAVGASFLDNDGVVKCGAPGAVIAGCTPINVFNPNDPATIAALRGTQLAVDLIDKSQMRFVEISANGDLFKLPAGAVQAAVGLVYRTNKFVQGTTSDVAAADADGNCDYNDGCILKQGRDEAVREAYAELLVPLLKDVPFAEVLNLNLGSRYSTYDAWGNTTNSKVAIEWRPIANLLVRATGSQVFRAPALGDLYGSPYNTVFDTTADFQDPCTGFTGAPNPACANVPNDGSFTNTAQFNVVTSGANNVGFKLKPERGRSYNVGLVYDPDWVRGLSLNVDSWRVVLDDMLSGVGVQQVVNDCFDGSESAFCPLIQRDTAGQLTRVSVPFAYNSGKVDTRGYDAGIHYTLANTAWGAFAAEVDATFFSSYRFAGDAHNYVGENSSWGNMPRWRAVANLAWDKGPWHASWNTRYLGRTVNGSQYENFCADTNADGSCAYFRIGSVVYHDASLSRKIASLHSTLAVGVDNLGDRKPPRFYRYSNAANTEASTYDTLGRYFWSRLRVEF
- a CDS encoding S9 family peptidase; translation: MVSDARRSASALCRWRALVACIVVWSGVAQAAPSVADYQRSLGLREQWITLTENVAWPAQWQDDGRFYYRKTVPGGFVFVSADVATLQKQPAFDQARVAQGLSAATGKTYAPLRLPFERFFFSKEGERSDGAIIFALDDAAWRCTLTTYHCAPDARPQAQSRPRGFGVVRDPLVPADTTPSRSPDARWEVLADGWNLMLRRVADGQVTRLSSDGRADDYFDLESVAWSPDSQQLAVYRVRPGLARRVTRVEAAPAGGGQPVVHTQLYPKPGDAVDVERPVLFALDGTRRDVETDMFDNPYSLSPLQWRSDGRSVAFEYVQRGFQRMRVIAVDARSGRAHVAVGEDARTFVYADRSFRHDVDGRGDEVLWISERDGWRHLYLFDGRNGQLKRQLTRGPWVVRDVLRVDDMQRRIWFTASGMDAGKDPYYRQLYSVDFDGRRLTRLTHTDADHDVAIADDGQHYVDVYSRPDLPPVMELHAIDGQLLHTVERGNIDKLQAAGWRAPETFVAKGRDGTTDIWGMVVRPRDYDPRKRYPVIENIYAGPHDAFVPKTFWPFGYHSGGDKQIGMQAQADLGFIVVMIDGMGTGNRSKAFHDVAWKNLGDSGFADRIAWHRALAAKDPSYDISRVGIYGASAGGQSTLGALERHPEFYKVGVAFVGCYDNRMDKISWNEQWMGWPVDASYVEASGVVNASKLQGDLLLIVGEQDSNVDPASTAQVVDALIKAGKEFDLLNVPGGEHTVGRSSGPIDYVQRRQYDFFVRHLRNEPTPHWNSLPSEAQ